In the genome of Bosea sp. ANAM02, the window AACCCGGCGAACTCTTGGTCGAAACCTTTCCGCGTGCCGGACGCTTCTATCTCGTCGCCTATCCGTTCGAGGGCCGCCTTGCACACCAGACGCTGGGCATGCTGCTGACGCGCCGGCTGGAGCGCGCCCGCATGCGCCCGCTCGGCTTCGTCTGCAACGATTACGGCATGGCCTGCTGGGCGCTCGGCGACATGACCGCGGCGATCGCGCGCGGCGCGCTCGATCTCGACGAACTCTTCGCACAGGACATGCTCGGCGACGATCTCGAAGACTGGATGGCGGAATCGGCACTGATGAAGCGGACCTTCCGCTCCTGCGCCATCATCGGCGGGCTGATCGAGCGGCGCTTCCCCGGCCAGGAGAAGAGCGGCCGGCAGGTGACGATCTCGACCGATCTCGTCTACGACGTGCTGCGCCGGCACGAGCCCGATCATATCCTGCTCAAGGCGGCGCGGGCCGATGCGGCGACGGGCCTGCTCGACATTCGCCGGCTCGGTGAGATGCTGACACGGATCAGCGGCCGAATCGTGCATCAGCCGCTCGACCATGTCTCGCCGCTCGGCGTCTCCGTGATGCTCGAAATCGGGCGCGAGGCGGTTTATGGCGAGGCGGCGGACGAGATCCTGGCGGAAGCGGAAGCGATGCTGACGGAAGAGGCGATGGCGTGACAGCGGCAGCGGCAGTGCCGGCCAAGAAACACGAAGAGGCGAGCGAGGCCTTCATGCTGGGCCGGCTCGCGCTCGTGCCCGATCTCTCGGGCGCGCTCTGGCTGCCGGAGGAGCGCACGCTCGTCGTCGCCGACCTGCATCTGGAGAAGGGCTCCGCCTATGCGGCGCGCGGCGTGATGCTGCCGCCCTATGATTCGGCGGCGACGATCGCCGCGCTTGCCGGCGCGGTCCGGCGCCACCAGCCGGCCCGCGTGATCGCGCTCGGCGACAGCTTCCATGACCGCGATGCCGAGAACCGCCTCGCCCCGGAGATGCGTGCTGCGCTCGGCGCACTCCAGCAGGGCCGCGACTGGCTCTGGATCACCGGGAACCACGACCCGGCGATCAGCCGCGCCATGGGCGGCGAGAGTGCGGCGGAGATCATGCTTGCCGGCGTGACCTTGCGCCACGAACCGACCGCTTCCGAAGACGGATACGAGATCGCCGGCCATCTGCATCCGGCCGCGAAGGTCAGGATGCGCGGGCGGGCGATCCGGCGGCGCTGCTTCGCCCTGTCGGCGCGGCGCTGCGTGATGCCGGCGATGGGTGCCTATGCCGGCGGCCTCAACCTGCGCGACGCCGTTTTCCGGCCCTTGTTCCGCACCGGACTGAGCGCGCATCTCCTCGGCGACGGCCGGCTCTTCCGGATCGATCCACGGTTATTGCTCCCGGATTGATCGAGCGGGTTGCGTCCGTCACAAGGTTGTGGCATCAGGGCGCCGCTTCGGAACGACGCCAGCGCCCGCAACCGCCTCAGAGCAACCGCGAACGCCCCGGCCGCCGGACCTGCTGCGGTAGCTCAGTGGTAGAGCACTCCATTGGTAATGGAGAGGTCGAGAGTTCAATCCTCTCTCGCAGCACCAGCCATTCGTCATGACAGCGACGTTTAGCTCCGGCGGTCTTCGCCGATGGCATCACTGCCTTGCCTGCCGCTCGCATTCCTCTGCGCCAAGCCACCGTCTAGGGTGGGCCGTCACTGACGGAACCTGCCATGCCCAAGCGCATCATCACATCGGATCGCATTCACAAGGGCCGCCTGCCCTTCGCCCAGGCGACCGTCGCCGGCGGCTTCATGTTCGTCTGCTGCGTCGGCACCGACAAGGACGGCAAGCTCGCGATCGGCGATCCCCGCGCCCAGACCCAACAATGCATCGATAATATCAAGGCGTTGCTGGAGGAGGCCGGCGGCTGCCTCGACGATGTCGTGAAATGCACGGTCTATGTCACCGACCGCGCCTATTGGGAGCCGATGAACGAGATCTATTTCGCCAATTTCGCAGAAGCGACGCCGCATCGCGTCTCCTGCATCGTCAATGGGCTGGGCTCGCCGAACTGCCTCGTCGAGATCGACGCCACCGCCTATCTCGGCGACGAGGCCTGATCGGGCTCCGTTCAGCGACCGCCGGCTGCGACCAGGATCTGCTGCATCGCCGTCTGGCCGCGGCTGCGGGCGTGCCGGAGCGGGGTGACGCTGTCGCGATCGGCAAGATTCACATCCGCGCCGGCCGCGAGCAAATCCTTGACGATCTGCCGATGCTTTTCCCCGCCATCGCTGAGGATGATCGCCTCCAGCAGGCCGGTCCAGCCGAGATTGTTGATGTGGTCGACCTTGACGCCCGCCGCGATCAGGGTGCGGACCGTCTCGACATGGCCACGCTCGCAGGCGGGGATCAGCGCCGTGCCGCCATAGCGGTTCGTGCTCTTCAGGTCGGCGCCGTGTTCGAGCGTCAGCTTGAGAATGGCGAGATGGCCGCGCGCGCCGGCATAGAGATAGGGGCTGTCGCTCATCGCGTCCTTGCCATTGACGTCGGCACCGGCCTCGATCAGGACGCGGGCGGCGTCGACGCGGTTCTCATGGGTCGCGGTCAGCAGGGCGGTGCGGCCACGCTCGTCGCGGGCGTCGATCGCGGCCCCCTCGGCGATAAGCCGTTTGATCGTGGCGACATCGTCCCTGGCAGCGGCGGCGTGTAGTCCGGTCTCGATCATGGCTTGTCCGAAGGCTGTCTGCGGGCCGAAGGCCAGCAAGAGAAGAACGAAGGCAAGGATCGGCGACAATCGCGGCAATTCCGTCTCCCTGATCGGCGTGGGCGGCATTCCCGGCCAGAGACGCGCATCGTCAGGCACGGCGGGCGGGTATCATGATCGCGCCGGAGGCCGCAATCACAAGGCAGAGCCCCAGCCAGTCGGTCGGCGTCGGCCGCTCGCCGAGCAGCAGCACGGAGCCTAAGACGCCGACGGCCGGCACCATCAGCGTGCCGAGGCTGGCGATGCCCGCCGGCAGGCGCGCCACCACCGTGAACCAGATGAAATAGGCCAGCGCCTGCGCGCCGACGATGTGGAAGCTCAGCGCCGTCAGCACGCGCGGCGAGAGCAGCTTCGGCACCGGCAGGCCTTCGAAGGCGAGCATGCCGATGCCGGCGACGAGGCCACCGATCAGCAATTGCCAGGCAGCGATGGCGAGCGCCGGGGCTGCGACCGGCCAGCGCTTGGTGACGATCGTGCCGAGCGCCCAGCTCACCGCCGCACACAACGCCAGCATCAGGCCGAAGGAGAGCTGCCCGGCGAGGATGAGCGGCAGGCCGAGACAGACGAGGCCGGCGATGCCGAGCGCGAGCCCAGCCAAGCGCCGGCGATCGAAAGCCTCGCCCAGCACGAAGCGGGCGAGCAATGTCGCCCAGATCGGCATGGTGAAGGTCAGGATGGCGGCGCGCGAGGTCGGCGCCGCCAATTGCGCGAAGGCGAGCAGCACGTTGAAGGCGGCGATCGAGAGGAAGCCGGCGACGACCAGTCGCGGCCATTGCCCGCGCGGCACCGCGAGCGGAACACCGCGCGCCAGCGCGATGGCGACGAGGACGAGCCCCGCGAAGCTCATGCCGGCGGCGCGCAAGGTCCAGGGCGCGATCTCGGTCAGCGAGATCCGCACCGCGGGCCAGTTGAAGCCCCAGAGCAGCCCGAGCAGGGGGACGAGCAGCAGCGCCCTGCCGGATCGCCCCGCGTCCTCCCGGACGCGCGGCGATTCCGTTCCTTGCTTCAGCATCGGATACTCCGAAAACCGGTTCCCACTTTTCGGTCGATGCCCGGCTTCCCCGCGCTCACCCCGCGATGCTTTCGAGCCCGCACCATTCGGCGACGAAGAGCGCCATGGCACCGGTGATGCGCTTCACCGAGGCGAGGCTGACGCGCTCGTCGAAGGCGTGGATATTCTCGCCCATCGGGCCGTAGCAGAGCGCCGGGATCTTGTCGTAGAGCGCATGGACGCGGGTATCGAGATAGGCCGCCGTCATGAAGCTCTTGAGCGGCCTGCCGAGCGCTGCCTCATGGGCGCGGGCGAGCACGGCCTCCGCCTCGCTGCCGGGCGCCAGCACATAGCCCTCGGCCCAGAAGCCGTTGAAAGTGACCTTCGGCGGGTTGTTCGCCAGGAAGGAATCGGCGCGCGCCGCCTCGCGGATGCAATCCTCGATGCGCTGCGCCGTCTCCTTGGCGGTGACGCCGGGATAGAGGCCGACGCGGCAATCGACACGGCACCAGCAGGGCACGGAGGAGGCCCAGTCGCCGCCCTCGATCTTGCCGATATTCAGGTTGATCGGGTGGGGATCGTCCTCGAAATGCTCGCGGCCCGCCTTCTCGAGATTGAACTGCTCCTCGAGCTTGCGCAAAGCCGCGACGACGCGATAGGCGGCGTCGATCGCATTGGCGCCGGTACCCATCTCTCGGACATGGGCGGGGATGCCGCGCACCTCGAACTGGAACCAGAGCACGCCGGCATTGGCACGGGCGAGCATCTCGTATTCCGGCTCGGGGATCAGCGCGGCCTCGGCGCGGTAGCCGCGCAGATGCGTCATCAGCGCGCCGTTGCCGGTCGATTCCTCCTCGACGACGGATTCGACATAGACGGTCGCCGCCGGCTGCATGCCGATGCGGCGGAGTGCATCGAGGCAGAAGAGATTGGCGGCGGAGCCGGCCTTCATGTCGGCGCTGCCGCGGCCATACATCCAGTCGCCCTCGATCACGGGATCGAAGGGCGCGTGCTTCCATTGATCGGCGGGGCCGGCCGGGACGACATCGACATGGGCCTGCAGGATCAGCGAGCGGCCCTTCTCCTCGCGGGGGCGATGGATGCCGACGACGATGGGGGCTTCGGAATGCGTGTCGGAGAACGGCGCCCCGCCGGGATGGGCTGCGATCAGCTCCTTGTCCATGGCGAAGCGGTCCATGGTGAAGCCGCGCTGCTTCATCGCCCGGAAGATGAAGTCCTGCACCGTGTGCTCCTGCCCGCGGGTCGAGGCGAAGCGGACCAGTTCCTGCGTATAGGCGACCTGCTCGTCGAAGCCCGCCTCGACGGCGGCGAGAATCTTGTCACGCAAGGCGGGATCGAGAGGCATGGGCGGGATCTCCTTTAGGCCAAATCCGTCATGCTCGGCCTCGTGCCGAGCATCCACGCCTTGCGACATGGGTGAAGGGAAAGACGTGGACGGTCGGGACAAGCCCAACCATGACGCGGAGCGCTGCCCTATTAGTGCCCGAAGCGCCCGCCGCCCGGCACCGCCGCCAACAGTTGCCGCGTATACGCGTGCTGCGGGTCGGCGAAGATTGCGGCGGTCGGGCCGCTCTCGACGATGCGCCCGCGCTGCATCACTGCGATACGGTCGCAGATCTGCGCGGCGACGCGCAGGTCATGCGTGACGAACAGGATGGCGAGGCCGAGCCGGCTCTGGATATCCTTGATCAAGGTGAGGATCTGGGCCTGCACGGAGACGTCGAGCGCGGAGACCGCCTCGTCCGCGACCAGTACGTCCGGCTCCAGCGCGAGCGCCCGCGCAATGCCGACGCGCTGGCGCTGGCCGCCCGAGAATTCATGCGGGTAGCGGTCGATCGCATTGGCGGAAAGGCCGACGAGCTCCAGCAACTCGCTGGCCCGCGCCAAAGCCTCCTTGCGCGGCGTGCCGTGGGCGACCGGGCCGTCCGAGATGATGCGTCCGACTGTCTGGCGCGGATTGAGAGAGGCGAAGGGGTCCTGGAAGACCATCTGGATGCGCTTGCGCTGGCGGCGCAATTCGGCCGGCTTCAGTTCGGAGAGGACGAGGTCGCCGAGCGCGATGCGGCCGCGGTCGGGCTCGATCAGGCGCAGGCAGCAACGCCCGACCGTCGACTTGCCGGAGCCGGATTCGCCGACGAGGCCGAGCGTCTCGCCGCGCACCAGCGCGAAGGAGATGTCGTCGGCCGCCTTGACCTCGCGCGCGACACCGAAGAGCGAGCGCTTGCGATAGGTCTTGCCGAGCCCCTCGACGCTGATGACCGGGGCGGTGTCCGGCAGCGGCGGCAGTACGGCCGGCGTCAGCGAGGGCACTGCGGCGAGCAGCTTCTGCGTATACGGATGCACTGGTGAGCCGAGCACCTGATCGGCCGTGCCCTCCTCGACCAGAACGCCCTTCTCCAGCACGGCGATGCGGTCCGCGATCTCGGCGACCACGCCCATGTCATGGGTGATGAACAGAACGGCCGTGCCGTGGCGATGACGCAGGTTGTCGATCAGCTTGAGGATCTGCGCCTGGGTGGTGACGTCGAGCGCGGTCGTCGGCTCGTCGGCGATCAGGAGTTTGGGCTCCAGCGCGAGCGCCATCGCGATCATCACGCGCTGACGCTGGCCGCCGGAGAGCTCGTGCGGATAGGCCTTGGCGAGGCGCGGCGGATCAGGCAGGCCGACCTCGGTCAGGAGTTCGATGGCGCGGGTCCGCCGGGTCGCCTTGTCGTGCAGGCCATGGGCCTCGAAGGTTTCGACGATCTGGTCGGAGATGCGCATGACCGGGTTCAGCGAAGTCATCGGCTCCTGGAAGATCATGCCGACCTCGCGGCCGCGCACGTCCTGCATCGCCTGTTCGCCGAGGGCGAGGATATCTCGTCCCGCGAGCCGGATCGCGCCGGCGACCGGCTTCACCGCCTTGGGCAGGAGTCCCATCACGGCATGGGCGATCATCGACTTGCCCGAGCCGGATTCGCCGACGACGCAGAGCGTTTCGCCGGGCTGGATGGCGAGCGAGACCTTCTCGACCGCATTGGCGCGGTCGGCCATTGCCGGCAATGCCAGCGTCAGACCTTCGATGGAGAGCGCGGGAGCGGTCGCTGGCGCCATCATTCCCGCCCCCTGGCCAGGCGCGGATTCAGGGCATCGTTCAGCCCCTCGCCGGCGAGGTTGAGCGCGAGCACCGTCAGGAAGATCGCGAAGCCCGGGAAGAACGAGATCCACCAGGCGTCGAGCAGGCGCGTGCGGCCGGCACCGACCATGTAGCCCCAGCTCATCAGGTTGGGATCACCCAGTCCGAGGAAGGAGAGCGAGGATTCCAGCAGGATCGCCGAGCCGATCATCAGCGAACCCATGACGATGATTGGCGCTATGGTGTTGGGCAGGACCTGGCTGAAGATGATGCGCGGCGTCGACTGACCGATGGTGACGGCCGCCTGGACATATTCGCGACTCCGCAGCGATAGCACCTCCCCTCGCACCAATCGCGCCACGGGTGGCCAACTGACCACGCCGATCGCCAGCACGATCGAGCCGAGCTGCGGCTGCAGGATCGCGACCAGCACGATGGCGAGGGCGAAGGAGGGAATGGTCTGGAAGAACTCGGTGAAGCGCATCAGCGCATCATCAATGAGCCCCCCCGCATAGCCGGCGACCGCGCCGAGCGGCACGCCGATCACCAGCGCCACCAGCGTCGAGACCACGCCGATCATCAGCGAGACGCGCGCGCCATGGACGAGGCCGGCGGCGAGGTTGCGGCCGAGCGTGTCGGTGCCGAGCGGAAAGCGCTCGTTGACGAAGGGCGCAAGGAAGGGCCGCGCCACCGGGCGCCAGGGCGATTGCGGATAGAGCGTCGGCGCCAGGATCGCGAAGGCGACGACGGCGAGCAGGATGAGGATGCCGATGACGGCGCCGCGATTGCGGACAAAGCGCTTGAGGAAGTTCAAGGAAGCGCCTCCGGCATTCTGACTCGTTCGACGTCATGCTCGCCCTTGTGGCGAGCATCCACGTCTTGAACACGGGTTTCGACGAGGGAAGACGTGGATGGTCGGGACAAGCCCGACCATGACGGGAAGGGCCTGTTCATGCGTGCGCCTCGATGCGCGGATCGACGATCCGGTAGACCAGATCGGTCGCGATGTTGAAGCAGACGACCATCGCCGAGGAGACGAAGAAGACACCGAGCAGGACGGAATAGTCGCGCTGGACCAGCGCGTCGAACATCAGGCGACCGATGCCGGGCCAGGCGAAGACGGTCTCGGTCAGGACCGCGCCGCCGACGAGCTGGCCGGCCTGCAATCC includes:
- a CDS encoding ABC transporter permease, which codes for MNFLKRFVRNRGAVIGILILLAVVAFAILAPTLYPQSPWRPVARPFLAPFVNERFPLGTDTLGRNLAAGLVHGARVSLMIGVVSTLVALVIGVPLGAVAGYAGGLIDDALMRFTEFFQTIPSFALAIVLVAILQPQLGSIVLAIGVVSWPPVARLVRGEVLSLRSREYVQAAVTIGQSTPRIIFSQVLPNTIAPIIVMGSLMIGSAILLESSLSFLGLGDPNLMSWGYMVGAGRTRLLDAWWISFFPGFAIFLTVLALNLAGEGLNDALNPRLARGRE
- a CDS encoding DMT family transporter — encoded protein: MLKQGTESPRVREDAGRSGRALLLVPLLGLLWGFNWPAVRISLTEIAPWTLRAAGMSFAGLVLVAIALARGVPLAVPRGQWPRLVVAGFLSIAAFNVLLAFAQLAAPTSRAAILTFTMPIWATLLARFVLGEAFDRRRLAGLALGIAGLVCLGLPLILAGQLSFGLMLALCAAVSWALGTIVTKRWPVAAPALAIAAWQLLIGGLVAGIGMLAFEGLPVPKLLSPRVLTALSFHIVGAQALAYFIWFTVVARLPAGIASLGTLMVPAVGVLGSVLLLGERPTPTDWLGLCLVIAASGAIMIPARRA
- a CDS encoding ArgE/DapE family deacylase; translation: MPLDPALRDKILAAVEAGFDEQVAYTQELVRFASTRGQEHTVQDFIFRAMKQRGFTMDRFAMDKELIAAHPGGAPFSDTHSEAPIVVGIHRPREEKGRSLILQAHVDVVPAGPADQWKHAPFDPVIEGDWMYGRGSADMKAGSAANLFCLDALRRIGMQPAATVYVESVVEEESTGNGALMTHLRGYRAEAALIPEPEYEMLARANAGVLWFQFEVRGIPAHVREMGTGANAIDAAYRVVAALRKLEEQFNLEKAGREHFEDDPHPINLNIGKIEGGDWASSVPCWCRVDCRVGLYPGVTAKETAQRIEDCIREAARADSFLANNPPKVTFNGFWAEGYVLAPGSEAEAVLARAHEAALGRPLKSFMTAAYLDTRVHALYDKIPALCYGPMGENIHAFDERVSLASVKRITGAMALFVAEWCGLESIAG
- a CDS encoding RidA family protein — encoded protein: MPKRIITSDRIHKGRLPFAQATVAGGFMFVCCVGTDKDGKLAIGDPRAQTQQCIDNIKALLEEAGGCLDDVVKCTVYVTDRAYWEPMNEIYFANFAEATPHRVSCIVNGLGSPNCLVEIDATAYLGDEA
- a CDS encoding ankyrin repeat domain-containing protein, giving the protein MIETGLHAAAARDDVATIKRLIAEGAAIDARDERGRTALLTATHENRVDAARVLIEAGADVNGKDAMSDSPYLYAGARGHLAILKLTLEHGADLKSTNRYGGTALIPACERGHVETVRTLIAAGVKVDHINNLGWTGLLEAIILSDGGEKHRQIVKDLLAAGADVNLADRDSVTPLRHARSRGQTAMQQILVAAGGR